A region from the Lolium perenne isolate Kyuss_39 chromosome 4, Kyuss_2.0, whole genome shotgun sequence genome encodes:
- the LOC139830164 gene encoding uncharacterized protein yields the protein MCNPPRHFRFENYWPGFEDFQDTVAGSWARPTLCHDPFLILHCKLTRLTRDLTKWSSKTIGDLKIRGAVTSELIGCLDRAMDIRLLTAQERQFRNMLKLNLLGIAALQHSHWRQRARLAWLKDGDANTSFFHSKASARRRKKMILSLMQDEQILTSQEGKLELIHNFFMDLIGTHRQRHHSLRLHELGIIPSDQHDLEADFTETEVKVAIHEVKVAIHEINGDKAPGLDGFTGRFFQNCWNTVKPKMLAAVQAFVHLQTAEL from the coding sequence ATGTGCAACCCTCCACGACACTTTCGGTTCGAAAACTATTGGCCGGGTTTCGAGGACTTCCAGGACACCGTGGCAGGCTCCTGGGCTCGGCCGACGCTGTGTCATGACCCTTtccttatcctgcactgcaagctCACAAGGCTCACTCGAGACCTGACCAAATGGAGCAGCAAAACAATAGGTGACCTCAAGATAAGAGGAGCGGTGACTAGTGAACTCATTGGATGTTTGGACAGAGCAATGGACATCAGATTGTTGACAGCACAGGAAAGGCAATTCAGAAACATGCTCAAGCTAAATTTGCTCGGTATCGCTGCTCTACAGCACTCCCATTGGCGGCAGAGAGCACGACTGGCCTGGCTCAAGGACGGCGATGCGAACACAAGTTTCTTCCACTCAAAAGCCTctgcaagaaggagaaaaaagATGATCCTTTCCCTTATGCAAGATGAGCAGATCCTTACGAGCCAGGAAGGCAAGCTTGAACTCATACACAATTTCTTCATGGATCTCATTGGCACACACCGACAAAGACATCACTCCCTGCGGCTACATGAGCTCGGCATCATCCCTTCCGATCAACATGATCTTGAAGCTGATTTCACAGAAACCGAAGTCAAAGTGGCCATACATGAAGTCAAAGTGGCCATACatgaaatcaacggggacaaggcccCCGGCCTAGATGGTTTTACTGGACGATTCTTCCAAAACTGCTGGAACACAGTCAAACCGAAGATGCTTGCAGCTGTCCAGGCTTTCGTACACCTGCAGACCGCCGAGTTGTGA